One part of the Podarcis muralis chromosome 3, rPodMur119.hap1.1, whole genome shotgun sequence genome encodes these proteins:
- the MANEA gene encoding glycoprotein endo-alpha-1,2-mannosidase isoform X2 — MARFRRRTCIILVLFILFICSIMMALKTLRPERAGFGDPFGLGLLPDFQQRTTHLRNKFNVQSGAKEESFTHAKNVHPLTMNLKKPTVSVRKLEEHLPSPNYNFHVFYYSWYGTPQFDGKYIHWNHPLLTHWDPKIASDYPKGRHSPPEDIGSSFYPELGPYSSKDPSVIEEHMKQMSSASIGVLALSWYPPGMGDENGEPVDALVPTILDIAHKYKLKVTFHIEPYKDRDDRSMYSNIKYIIDKYGAHPAFYRHKVSTGRTLPMFYVYDSYITIPEMWANLLTVSGSQSIRNTPYDSLFIALLVEEKHKHEIHRSGFDGIYTYFATNGFSYGSSHHNWPSLKAFCDTKNLLFIPSVGPGYVDTSIRPWNSHNTRNRVNGKYYETAFSAALLVRPEIISITSFNEWHEGTQIEKAIPKRTGKAVYLDYQPHKPNIYLELTRKWSEKYSKEKEQWLT, encoded by the exons ATGGCAAGATTTCGCAGGAGAACGTGCATCATTCTGGTGCTCTTTATTTTATTCATATGCTCCATAATGATGGCCTTGAAAACGTTGAGACCTGAAAGAGCTGGGTTTGGAGATCCATTTGGCCTTGGCCTGTTACCAGATTTTCAGCAACGAACAACACATTTAAGAAATAAGTTCAACGTGCAGAGCGGAGCTAAGGAAGAAAGTTTCACACACGCAAAAAATGTTCACCCTTTaacaatgaacttaaaaaaacccaccgTTTCTGTAAGGAAACTAGAAGAACATCTGCCTTCCCCAAATTACAACTTCCATGTGTTTTACTACAGCTGGTATGGGACACCGCAGTTTGATGGAAAATATATTCACTGGAACCACCCATTGTTAACACATTGGGATCCCAAAATTGCAAGTGATTATCCAAAAGGAAGGCACAGTCCTCCGGAGGATATTGGCTCCAGCTTCTATCCTGAACTTGGACCTTACAGCTCCAAAGACCCTTCTGTCATAGAAGAGCACATGAAGCAGATGAGCTCAGCTTCCATTG GGGTATTGGCCCTTTCTTGGTACCCACCTGGAATGGGTGATGAAAATGGAGAACCTGTTGATGCCCTGGTACCAACCATTTTGGATATTGCACATAAGTACAAATTAAAG gtCACTTTCCATATTGAGCCATACAAAGATAGAGATGATCGCAGTATGTACAGCAACATCAAGTATATCATAGACAA ATATGGAGCCCATCCAGCCTTTTACAGACATAAAGTCAGCACAGGTAGAACCCTTCCCATGTTTTATGTCTACGATTCTTATATAACAATCCCTGAAATGTGGGCAAATCTGCTTACTGTCTCTGGATCCCAGAGTATACGCAATACACCCTATGATAGCTTATTCATTGCCCTTCTTGTGGAAGAAAAACACAAGCATGAAATCCATAGAAGTGGCTTTGACGGAATTTATACATATTTTGCCACCAACGGCTTCTCCTACGGCTCAAGCCATCACAACTGGCCAAGTTTGAAAGCCTTTTGTGACACGAAAAACTTGCTGTTTATTCCAAGCGTGGGCCCAGGCTATGTAGACACCAGCATTCGACCATGGAACAGCCACAACACACGGAACCGCGTCAATGGCAAATACTATGAGACTGCGTTCAGCGCTGCGCTTCTAGTACGCCCTGAAATAATCTCTATCACCTCTTTCAATGAATGGCATGAAGGAACTCAGATTGAAAAGGCCATTCCAAAGAGGACTGGAAAGGCAGTTTACCTCGACTATCAGCCACATAAGCCAAATATTTATCTGGAGCTCACTCGTAAGTGGTCTGAAAAGTACAGCAAAGAAAAAGAGCAGTGGCTTACATGA
- the MANEA gene encoding glycoprotein endo-alpha-1,2-mannosidase isoform X1, whose protein sequence is MGVPRRGGRRKASPPRAVPGQKPPTCALDYNDIMARFRRRTCIILVLFILFICSIMMALKTLRPERAGFGDPFGLGLLPDFQQRTTHLRNKFNVQSGAKEESFTHAKNVHPLTMNLKKPTVSVRKLEEHLPSPNYNFHVFYYSWYGTPQFDGKYIHWNHPLLTHWDPKIASDYPKGRHSPPEDIGSSFYPELGPYSSKDPSVIEEHMKQMSSASIGVLALSWYPPGMGDENGEPVDALVPTILDIAHKYKLKVTFHIEPYKDRDDRSMYSNIKYIIDKYGAHPAFYRHKVSTGRTLPMFYVYDSYITIPEMWANLLTVSGSQSIRNTPYDSLFIALLVEEKHKHEIHRSGFDGIYTYFATNGFSYGSSHHNWPSLKAFCDTKNLLFIPSVGPGYVDTSIRPWNSHNTRNRVNGKYYETAFSAALLVRPEIISITSFNEWHEGTQIEKAIPKRTGKAVYLDYQPHKPNIYLELTRKWSEKYSKEKEQWLT, encoded by the exons ATGGGGGTCCCGAGGCGAGGTGGTCGGCGGAAGGCGTCCCCGCCGAGAGCCGTTCCTGGCCAG AAGCCGCCTACGTGTGCCTTGGACTACAATGACATCATGGCAAGATTTCGCAGGAGAACGTGCATCATTCTGGTGCTCTTTATTTTATTCATATGCTCCATAATGATGGCCTTGAAAACGTTGAGACCTGAAAGAGCTGGGTTTGGAGATCCATTTGGCCTTGGCCTGTTACCAGATTTTCAGCAACGAACAACACATTTAAGAAATAAGTTCAACGTGCAGAGCGGAGCTAAGGAAGAAAGTTTCACACACGCAAAAAATGTTCACCCTTTaacaatgaacttaaaaaaacccaccgTTTCTGTAAGGAAACTAGAAGAACATCTGCCTTCCCCAAATTACAACTTCCATGTGTTTTACTACAGCTGGTATGGGACACCGCAGTTTGATGGAAAATATATTCACTGGAACCACCCATTGTTAACACATTGGGATCCCAAAATTGCAAGTGATTATCCAAAAGGAAGGCACAGTCCTCCGGAGGATATTGGCTCCAGCTTCTATCCTGAACTTGGACCTTACAGCTCCAAAGACCCTTCTGTCATAGAAGAGCACATGAAGCAGATGAGCTCAGCTTCCATTG GGGTATTGGCCCTTTCTTGGTACCCACCTGGAATGGGTGATGAAAATGGAGAACCTGTTGATGCCCTGGTACCAACCATTTTGGATATTGCACATAAGTACAAATTAAAG gtCACTTTCCATATTGAGCCATACAAAGATAGAGATGATCGCAGTATGTACAGCAACATCAAGTATATCATAGACAA ATATGGAGCCCATCCAGCCTTTTACAGACATAAAGTCAGCACAGGTAGAACCCTTCCCATGTTTTATGTCTACGATTCTTATATAACAATCCCTGAAATGTGGGCAAATCTGCTTACTGTCTCTGGATCCCAGAGTATACGCAATACACCCTATGATAGCTTATTCATTGCCCTTCTTGTGGAAGAAAAACACAAGCATGAAATCCATAGAAGTGGCTTTGACGGAATTTATACATATTTTGCCACCAACGGCTTCTCCTACGGCTCAAGCCATCACAACTGGCCAAGTTTGAAAGCCTTTTGTGACACGAAAAACTTGCTGTTTATTCCAAGCGTGGGCCCAGGCTATGTAGACACCAGCATTCGACCATGGAACAGCCACAACACACGGAACCGCGTCAATGGCAAATACTATGAGACTGCGTTCAGCGCTGCGCTTCTAGTACGCCCTGAAATAATCTCTATCACCTCTTTCAATGAATGGCATGAAGGAACTCAGATTGAAAAGGCCATTCCAAAGAGGACTGGAAAGGCAGTTTACCTCGACTATCAGCCACATAAGCCAAATATTTATCTGGAGCTCACTCGTAAGTGGTCTGAAAAGTACAGCAAAGAAAAAGAGCAGTGGCTTACATGA